One stretch of bacterium DNA includes these proteins:
- a CDS encoding GxxExxY protein has protein sequence MFVIVHHRDTETRRTILEKALTEQIIGAAIEVHRHLGPGLLESAYEECLCHELNLRGLNFERQRPLPLEYKCIKPVLKDGIKRLIL, from the coding sequence TTGTTCGTAATCGTTCACCACAGAGACACAGAGACACGGAGAACGATTTTAGAAAAAGCACTTACAGAGCAAATAATTGGGGCAGCAATAGAAGTTCATAGGCATTTAGGTCCTGGTTTATTAGAGTCAGCCTACGAAGAATGCCTTTGTCATGAACTCAATTTGCGTGGTCTAAATTTTGAACGACAAAGACCTCTTCCCCTTGAATATAAATGCATTAAGCCTGTTTTGAAAGACGGAATTAAGAGACTTATCCTTTAG
- a CDS encoding nucleotidyltransferase domain-containing protein: MTSKDYEIAKRLKAKLSEVVQLMELKVFGSRAKSTQDEYSDMDVFIKVAYLDDKLKEEIFDIVWEVGFENLMVVSPLICTQKEIEDTPLRSAPIIKNVLEEGISI; the protein is encoded by the coding sequence ATGACTTCTAAAGATTATGAGATAGCCAAAAGACTGAAGGCAAAATTGTCTGAGGTCGTCCAGCTTATGGAACTTAAAGTCTTTGGCTCACGAGCAAAGAGTACCCAGGATGAGTATTCGGATATGGATGTATTTATAAAAGTAGCTTATCTCGATGATAAACTTAAGGAGGAAATCTTTGATATTGTATGGGAAGTGGGATTTGAGAACCTTATGGTAGTGTCACCCCTCATCTGCACTCAAAAAGAGATAGAAGACACCCCCTTGCGTTCAGCGCCAATCATAAAAAATGTTTTAGAGGAGGGGATAAGTATATGA
- a CDS encoding type II toxin-antitoxin system PemK/MazF family toxin, translating to MVIHRGEIWWATLPPPVGSEPGYRRPLLVIQSNDFNRSRIATVIAVVVTSNTRLAQAPGNALLPARATGLAQDSVANVSQVITIDKGFLTERVSTVPLHLLEQIEEGLRLVLSL from the coding sequence GTGGTAATCCATCGGGGTGAAATATGGTGGGCCACTCTGCCGCCGCCGGTGGGATCAGAGCCGGGGTATCGCAGACCACTTCTGGTGATTCAGTCAAACGACTTCAACCGCAGTCGAATTGCTACCGTGATTGCGGTGGTTGTGACCTCTAACACACGGTTAGCTCAGGCGCCAGGCAACGCGCTATTGCCTGCCCGGGCAACGGGTTTAGCGCAAGATTCTGTTGCGAATGTATCGCAAGTCATCACAATAGACAAAGGTTTTTTGACGGAACGGGTCAGTACGGTCCCCTTACATCTTCTTGAGCAAATTGAAGAAGGGTTGCGTTTGGTTTTGTCTTTGTAG
- a CDS encoding zf-HC2 domain-containing protein has product MKCEKVQKLLPSYLKGKLKEGKKAKIIAHLTDCPECRRSEEKLKISLALIGSLEGDKKPKRFKWDIYPDKLWWPTFLSSPRLRNGIIMAGLGILLVWAYQSFYQPAGKDIIPPPTKSRLSGEGQKPQAPEMTLESLPESIEETVKKLPRLVIKKSPVPPVTSAPGIKDISPKPKAKPQKKVQSAIKVLPSAPRKAEKDLPSEIPATPEVGAKSEIEKDTLPAPNTIRIEPKEEVREEKVLSLPRTKEYNRGDLYKKATQKLNEKLPDLSDF; this is encoded by the coding sequence ATGAAGTGTGAAAAGGTTCAAAAGCTGCTCCCTTCGTATCTGAAGGGTAAATTGAAAGAAGGAAAGAAGGCTAAGATAATCGCCCATTTAACTGATTGCCCAGAATGCCGTCGGAGTGAGGAGAAATTGAAAATCAGTCTGGCTCTGATCGGTTCTTTAGAAGGGGATAAAAAGCCGAAAAGATTTAAGTGGGACATTTATCCTGACAAACTCTGGTGGCCCACTTTCTTATCTTCCCCGCGTCTTCGAAATGGGATAATTATGGCCGGTTTGGGGATACTGCTTGTCTGGGCTTACCAATCCTTTTATCAACCTGCCGGGAAGGATATTATCCCTCCCCCCACTAAATCCCGCCTTTCCGGTGAAGGCCAAAAACCTCAAGCGCCGGAGATGACATTAGAATCCTTACCTGAAAGTATAGAAGAAACCGTGAAGAAATTACCTCGGTTAGTTATTAAAAAGAGCCCAGTTCCACCAGTCACTTCTGCCCCCGGGATCAAAGATATTTCCCCAAAGCCTAAGGCTAAACCCCAAAAGAAGGTTCAATCCGCCATCAAGGTTCTTCCATCTGCTCCGCGTAAAGCTGAAAAAGACCTCCCCTCCGAAATTCCGGCTACCCCCGAAGTGGGGGCGAAATCCGAAATCGAGAAAGATACTCTACCTGCGCCAAACACTATCAGGATTGAACCTAAAGAGGAAGTTAGGGAAGAAAAAGTCTTAAGCCTACCGAGGACTAAAGAATATAATCGAGGCGATCTCTACAAAAAAGCCACTCAGAAATTGAATGAAAAGCTGCCTGATTTATCTGACTTCTGA
- a CDS encoding GyrI-like domain-containing protein — translation MKIIIVFVVIIIFVAGIFLFFMAKGPDISQFEHLKEPKISTMKDQKMIVVEVKGNPNVVGKDAFPTLYKTFYKLKTKVKRSRPPAPRARWPKPLDTPKNEWTGIYGLPISETVNSLPAKKEAEPEVKIDYWEYGEVAEILHIGPYSKETPTIEKLHQFIKDNGYRTVGDHEEEYIKGPGMFLKGNPEKYITIIRYRVKKQEDS, via the coding sequence ATGAAGATAATCATAGTTTTTGTTGTCATTATTATTTTTGTTGCTGGGATCTTTCTTTTTTTCATGGCAAAAGGTCCCGACATTTCCCAGTTTGAACACCTCAAGGAGCCAAAAATATCGACAATGAAGGATCAGAAGATGATTGTTGTGGAAGTCAAGGGTAATCCGAATGTTGTCGGCAAAGACGCCTTTCCAACATTGTATAAGACCTTCTATAAACTGAAGACAAAGGTAAAGAGATCAAGACCTCCTGCGCCTCGTGCAAGATGGCCAAAACCATTAGATACACCCAAGAATGAATGGACAGGCATCTACGGTCTACCTATTTCTGAGACTGTAAATTCCCTACCGGCCAAGAAAGAGGCAGAACCTGAGGTTAAGATTGATTATTGGGAGTATGGTGAGGTAGCAGAAATTCTTCATATTGGTCCCTACAGCAAGGAGACTCCTACAATAGAGAAGTTGCATCAATTCATCAAGGATAATGGTTATAGAACAGTAGGTGACCATGAAGAAGAGTACATAAAAGGGCCAGGGATGTTTTTGAAAGGGAATCCGGAGAAGTACATTACAATTATCAGGTACCGGGTAAAAAAACAAGAGGACTCCTAA
- the hemW gene encoding radical SAM family heme chaperone HemW — protein MKINQEAGLYIHIPFCRSKCPYCDFNSYPHRRELIPAYLETLKREIDRYSDCSHVGSRHAMPRVKTIYIGGGTPTILSASQMADVLETIRTRYKMVKGAEITIEANPGTLDKAKLAELKAAGINRLSLGLQAMDDSLLSRIGRTHQVKDGLEAYYSAREAGFDNINCDLLFGLPTQKLSDWEKSLTTVLDLRPEHLSLYCLTLDLGKQGAASLFKDRPTEEEELAMYDLAIDYLTAKGYEHYEISNFAQGGYRSLHNQIYWQNEEYLGLGAGAWSYLNKRRYSNPSDPVEYIEKGIKGQWPTVEEERLSTRRTIGETIMLGFRLVEGIKVSDLNRRFKIDLEKMFSLPLGRLERDGLLERKNGHIRLTRQGLHLADTVALAFI, from the coding sequence ATGAAGATAAACCAAGAAGCCGGCCTTTATATACATATCCCCTTTTGCCGAAGTAAATGTCCTTATTGTGATTTCAACTCTTATCCCCACCGGAGAGAGTTGATTCCGGCCTATCTGGAGACCCTCAAGAGAGAAATAGATCGATACAGCGACTGCAGCCACGTGGGGTCACGACACGCCATGCCTCGGGTAAAAACAATCTATATCGGAGGAGGGACGCCAACTATCCTTTCCGCCAGCCAGATGGCAGATGTTTTGGAGACGATTCGAACCCGGTATAAGATGGTAAAAGGGGCAGAAATTACCATCGAGGCCAACCCGGGCACATTGGATAAAGCTAAGTTAGCCGAACTCAAGGCCGCCGGGATAAATCGCTTGAGCTTAGGTCTGCAGGCTATGGACGATTCTCTTTTGAGTCGAATCGGCCGAACGCATCAGGTTAAAGACGGACTGGAGGCCTATTATTCCGCCCGAGAAGCGGGATTTGATAATATTAACTGTGACCTGCTCTTCGGACTGCCTACTCAGAAGTTATCCGACTGGGAAAAATCTTTAACCACCGTTCTTGACCTGAGACCAGAACACCTTTCTTTATATTGCCTTACCCTTGATCTGGGGAAACAAGGGGCGGCCTCTCTCTTTAAGGATAGGCCAACTGAGGAAGAAGAGCTGGCTATGTATGATCTGGCTATCGATTACTTAACCGCCAAGGGATACGAGCATTATGAGATATCCAACTTTGCTCAAGGCGGATATAGATCGCTCCATAACCAGATCTACTGGCAAAATGAGGAATACCTGGGACTGGGAGCCGGCGCCTGGTCTTACCTTAATAAGAGACGATATTCTAATCCATCTGATCCTGTTGAGTATATCGAAAAGGGTATCAAGGGACAATGGCCTACTGTAGAAGAAGAGAGACTTTCTACTCGGCGGACCATCGGAGAGACAATTATGTTGGGTTTCAGGTTGGTGGAAGGCATCAAGGTCTCTGACCTTAACCGCCGGTTTAAGATTGACCTGGAAAAGATGTTCTCCCTGCCCCTCGGGAGATTAGAAAGAGATGGCCTGCTGGAGAGAAAAAACGGTCATATCAGATTAACTCGCCAGGGGCTCCATTTAGCGGATACAGTGGCCCTGGCGTTTATTTAG
- a CDS encoding permease, with protein MMNSAVIIMAGITLVLAIAGYLKGGGLHLLGLKAGTKMFWGVLPLLIFAFAIAGLVQVLIPTELIRRWLGEETGFKGIMFGCIAGGLTPGGPYVSFPIVVSLYQGGAGIGTVVAYVTAWSLWAVSRLPMEFSLIGPKVTIIRLVSTFIFPPIAGLIAHTFFSAR; from the coding sequence ATGATGAATTCAGCCGTCATAATTATGGCCGGCATTACTCTTGTTTTAGCGATAGCAGGTTACCTTAAAGGAGGAGGGCTTCACCTCCTGGGTCTCAAGGCTGGCACTAAGATGTTCTGGGGAGTGCTCCCCTTGCTTATTTTTGCTTTTGCTATAGCTGGTTTAGTTCAGGTATTAATTCCTACCGAGCTTATCAGGCGATGGCTGGGAGAGGAGACAGGATTCAAGGGTATTATGTTCGGCTGTATTGCCGGAGGACTTACGCCGGGTGGTCCGTATGTCAGTTTTCCTATAGTGGTTTCACTTTACCAGGGCGGCGCCGGCATAGGCACGGTGGTTGCCTATGTGACCGCATGGTCACTCTGGGCCGTCAGCAGGCTTCCCATGGAATTCAGCCTGATAGGACCAAAGGTGACCATAATAAGACTTGTCTCCACCTTTATCTTTCCGCCCATCGCCGGACTGATCGCCCATACTTTCTTCTCGGCAAGATAG
- a CDS encoding PaREP1 family protein encodes MKATKDNKVNRYIAQAERYLQQGEKELEAGDLRQAGEKYWGGATQILKAWATAKGIQHITVMPGYLRRQIGLLKKRKNLFKEKSLVWQVCCTQIFAKDGLTKER; translated from the coding sequence ATGAAGGCGACAAAGGACAATAAGGTAAACCGATACATAGCTCAGGCAGAGAGATATTTACAGCAAGGCGAAAAGGAGCTTGAAGCGGGTGATTTGCGTCAAGCAGGAGAGAAATATTGGGGAGGAGCAACACAAATACTAAAGGCCTGGGCAACTGCCAAAGGCATACAGCACATAACGGTCATGCCTGGCTATTTGAGGCGGCAGATAGGCTTGCTGAAGAAGAGAAAGAACCTATTTAAAGAAAAGAGTTTGGTTTGGCAGGTATGTTGCACACAAATTTTTGCGAAGGATGGCTTAACAAAAGAGAGGTAG
- a CDS encoding HEPN domain-containing protein, with product MTDKQALFGYRLKQAEETLVDAEKMLQNNLGPRSILNRAYYSMFYALLALFLNKDVPLKTSKHIRVISIFDKEFVHTGKLDKHYSKLLHKMFDARQEGDF from the coding sequence ATGACCGATAAACAAGCCCTCTTTGGTTACCGGCTCAAACAGGCAGAGGAAACCCTGGTTGATGCGGAAAAGATGTTACAAAATAATTTGGGTCCAAGATCCATCTTGAATAGGGCTTATTATTCCATGTTTTATGCCTTGTTAGCCCTCTTTTTGAATAAAGATGTGCCCCTAAAGACATCTAAACATATTAGAGTTATCTCTATATTTGATAAAGAGTTTGTGCATACAGGCAAGCTGGATAAGCATTATTCAAAGCTGCTTCATAAGATGTTTGATGCACGGCAGGAAGGTGACTTTTGA
- a CDS encoding DUF1844 domain-containing protein — MTDKKEEAAQGEPLEVTFDTLVGLLATGAWQHLGMMPNPLTQKEEKNLEMAKSMIDLLAILEEKTKGNLNETETKLLSGTLYNLRIAYIEAVKPS, encoded by the coding sequence ATGACGGATAAAAAAGAAGAAGCGGCTCAAGGCGAGCCATTAGAAGTAACCTTTGACACCTTAGTGGGCCTTCTGGCCACAGGGGCCTGGCAACACCTCGGCATGATGCCGAATCCGCTTACTCAGAAGGAAGAAAAAAATCTGGAGATGGCTAAATCTATGATCGATCTTTTAGCCATTCTGGAAGAGAAGACCAAAGGCAACCTGAACGAGACAGAGACTAAACTTCTGAGCGGCACCCTTTACAATCTTAGAATAGCTTACATCGAGGCGGTCAAGCCTTCGTGA